The DNA sequence GTGCCAAAGAGGGACGTTCTCGTAAGCAACAGTCACTAGCCCCCTCATAACCTTGGCTAGGCTAGAGACCCTCTCGCAAACGATGGGGTTCTGTTTATGAGGCATCGTCGAGCTCCCCACCTGCGTCGGCCCAAAGCCCTCAGCAATCTCTAAGATCTCAGGCCTCTGAAGATTACGCACCTCAGTCGCAAACTTATCTAGGCTACACGCGATGAGCGCCAGTAGCATTACTAGCTCAGCGTAACAGTCGCGCTGAACTATCTGAGTAGAGATGTCTGCTGGCTTTAGCCCCAAGATCTCCATGGTCCTGCGCTGGACCTCCATGGCCATAGGCCCGAAGCTAGCCATGGAGCCCACGGCCCCAGACATCTTGCCAACTAAAACCCTCTCCTTAACTTGACGTAGGCGCTCAATATGCCTCGCTACTTCGCGAAGCCATACGGCAAACTTAAAGCCCAGAGTGATCGGGGGGGCGTGTTGTCCATGCGTCCTCCCCACCATAATCAATTCAGCGTAACGCTCAGCAAGCTCAGATAAGACGCGGGCAAGGCTAAGTAGGCGATCCTCGATTATGCGGATGGCCTCCTTTAGCTGGAGGGCTGTCGCCGTGTCCTCTATGTCGTAGCTAGTAGCGCCAAAGTGAACGAAGCGGCCTAGGGGGCCGCAGGCCTCCTCGAGCGCCATAACCACTGCCATTAAGTCGTGCTTAATCTCAGCCTCGATCTCCTTAACCCTCTTGAGGCTTACGTACTTTACGCTAGCCTTCGACGCAATCACGTCAGCGGCCTCTCGAGGAATTATGCCCAGCTCAGCCTGAGCCTGAGCTAAGGCGGCCTCGACGTCTAAGAACCTTTGAAGCCTCTCCTCCTCTTCGAAGATCTTCCTCATTTCAGGGCTTCCATAGCGCCCGGTGTCGATCGGTAGTATAGGCATACCTAACCCCCTAAGACTAGGCAAAGAGCGATACTATTAACTCCTACTCTACCATCATTCTTACTGCCTCTACAGTAGCTAGGGCGAGGTGATTGAGTGGCCACAGGGATAGTATACGGCGAGGTTTTCCTTAAGCACGATACTGGGCGCGACCACGTAGAGCGAGCTGCTAGGCTCATCGCCGTGCTAAAGGCCTTGAAGAGGACCAGCCTAATTGAGAAGGCTAGGCTAAGGCTAATTAGGCCGACGATAGCCAGCTTATCAAAGCCGCTGTATGTGCACTCAAAGGAGCTAGTGGATAGGATCGTGGAGGCTAGCTCATCGACAGGCTACTACTACCTCGACTCTGATACTGTCGTGTCGCCGGGCTCTCTCGAAGCCGCCCTGGCTTCTATCGGCGGGGCGCTTAAGGCAGGGGATCTAGTCCTGGGTAGGAGGATACGTAACGCCTTCTGCCTCAATAGGCCGCCTGGTCACCACGCTACGCGCGATAAGGCCTCGGGCTTCTGCCTATTCAATAACGCCGCGATCCTCGCTGCCTACTTACTGCGCGATAAGGGGCTGAGGAGGGTGCTGATCGTGGACTGGGATGTACATCACGGCAACGGCACCCAGGACATCTTCTACTCAACTAGCTCGGTACTCTTCTTCTCGATTCATCAAGATGGGAGGACGCTCTACCCGGGCTCCGGCCACTTCGACGAAGTAGGCGTAGGTGAGGGGGAGGGCTTCAACGTAAACCTCCCACTACCTCCTGGTATTGGAGACGACGTATACTTAGAAGCGCTTCAGAGAGTCCTTCCATCTGTAGCTAAGGAGTACCGCCCCGACTTCATAATAGCCTCGGTCGGCTTCGATGCCCACTACAAAGACCCTCTGGGAGGGCTAAACCTCTCAGCCACCGGCTACTACCAAGTAGCCTCCCTAGTGGCTAACTTAGCCTCAGAACTCTGCGAAGGGAGGCTGATCTGTGTTCTCGAAGGAGGCTATAGCCTAAGACACACAGCTCGCTGCGCCGTAAACACCATAGCCGCCCTCGCTAACCACCCTCCTCCGTTCAATGAAGCTAGCACAAAAACCCCCCCAGCGGTGAGAGGCTATGTGGAGAGGCTACTTAGCCGGTTAACCTCATTCCTCTCAAAGTACTGGCCTAGCCTTAAATAGGGAGCAGAGCTTTATAGAGGGCCTGCCTTATAATGAAGCTAGGGCTTGAAGGAGATCATCGTAGGTAGAGATCTACGCAACTACCTACACTTAGTGCTAACCTCTAAGCATGTCAGGCGAGGAGGACAGGAGGTATATGTCCATGAGCTAGCGCAGTGCCGTAGACGCAGTCTCTTCGACGCGGCCAATGAGCAAGTAGCTAGCCTTAGGCGATGGCACCCTAGGCTAATGGTGGGAGAGCTAATACATCAAGGGGCTTTCCAAGCACTGGCTAAGATCTACAGCCCCTCCTCGCTTGCGTTCGAGAGAGAGTACAGTAAGGAGGTGGAGGGCTGGAAGATAACCGGCCACCCAGACGTAGTAATTTACGAAGAAGGCGCTCCATTAAAGGTAGTAGATATCAAGTACTCAACGAGGAAGGTAGAGAAGGTAGAGAAGCCATATGTCTGCCAGGTCTCCCTCTACCGCTGGCTCACCGACGCTAAATCCGCCTCGTTACTCTTCATAACCCCTAGCGATATTAGGGAGGTAGTCGTAGACGCTTCAATCGATGTGGCTAGCCACTTAAAGCGATGGCTAACCACCTACCCACTATGGGGGGCTGAGGAGTGTACGTGGTGTGAGTATCGTCATGCCTGCGGGCATAGCAAGAAGCAGGAGGTAGTCACTAACACTCTTTACTGAGGGCGTCGGGCAGCCCTAAACAATGCACATGAAGTAGTTGAGCCCGGCATCAGGGGGTTATGGGGCCGCCGGGATTTGAACCCGGGCTCTCTGGCCCAGCTATGGGACACCAGCGCTCCGGGCCTCCTAGCTTGGTTGGGGAGACCCCCCAGGCTGGCATCTTAATCCAAGCTAGACGACGGCCCCAATAGCTCTTTGAGCTAAGGCCTAGTTAAAAATTTCCTAGCCGCGATTAGCGCTAATTAAGCTGAGGGACTGCGCTGACCGATATCGTTGCTAAGGAGGCGGCGTAGCATAGTTATGCTAAATTTAAGATGTTTAGGAGCTCCTCGAGGAACTCCTTGCTAAGCATCCTCTTATAGCCTCTAAGAAGAGCAAAGACCTCCTCACAGCCAGCCTTAATACTTAGCTTCTTAGCGAGCCTAGGCCACTCCTGGCTCCTAATCATGAGGTACTGGATTATTGAGGAAAGGTTGCGAGGCCTGCGAGTTAGGCTAGAGCTCTCAAAGTCCACTATTACCGGGCCTTCAGAGGAGACTATGACGTGCCTCCCAGCCCTAGAGAGCTCACCGTGGTCTAGGCCAGCGGCGTCCAGTCCGTAGCACTGCGTCAAGAGAGAGGCTATGACAGACTTAACTCTACTAAGAGGCTCCCCCTCAACCTTAGTAAGCCACTCCTGGAGAGGTAGGCCCTCAATAAGTTCCATGACCAAGAAGTTCCTCGAAGACCTCAGTAGCTTCGGACCTACGCCTAGTTCATTGGCCCTCGCGAGCATCGAGGCCTCGCCCTCAAGACTCTGCCTGTCAGCATCCACCCTCCTAATCTTAAGGACCGCCCTCCTCGACGAAACTACAGCCTCCACTACTATGCTTACACAGCCCTTTCCCAGCACCTTAACGCCATCGATAACGACCCTACCGCGGTCTATAAGCTCCTCTACACCGATCCCCTCAGCCTCCTTCAGCCTAGCCTTTACCTCTCCCTCCATCACCCTAGGGTAGCAGAGAACCTTGCTCCACTTAGCTACGTCTATCAAGTCCTCCTCAAGGCCTCCTCGTAGGCCCTTAACCATGGAGGACGGCCGTCTAGGAGCTCAGCTAAGTGTTCACGATAACCCTTAAGCCTAGTGGCCAAGCCCTCAACTTCCTCGTTAACCAGAACCTCCAGCGATGTGCCAGCCCCTTCTTGAATCAACCTCCCTAGTCTAGCTCTACGCCATAGTTTGCTCAATAACTCCTTGGCCTCAACGCACCGCCTCATAGAGTAGGAAACCCACCTCCAGCCCTCTAGCCTAGGCCCCTTAAGGTCTCTCCCTAAGTGCTTCTTCAAGAAGCTATCTACGTAAGCGTCGTCTTGAAGAGGGGGGCCTATACGCTTCTCGAGGCTAGGCAGAGAGAGCGCTGGGAGCTCGAAGGTAACGATGGCTGTCGTGGCCTCGTCGCTCCACGCCGAGCTATCTAAGACCTCGAAGCCGTGCCCACTTAGCAAGGTCCTCAGCCCATCCATAGACTTGTACAGCTGGCCCCAGAGCACGTCAGGGGGCGTTCGTCGAATAGCTACCTTAAAGGCTAAGAGGTGGGTTCCGCGCTTTCTCAAGACCCCTACGAGCTCTCCTACTTCCTTAGGAGGAGGAGGGTAGAAGAAGAGCTCGCTAGGCTTCTTCAAGAAGAGCTTAGAGGCCATTACGAACTCAGCCATGCGCTGAAGAGAAAGTGCCGCGGCCACGTTACGCCTCGCGTCGACCGGGTCGATGACTACCATCGGCTCGCTAAATGCATTCAGTGCCTCCTCACTACTAGCGTAGTGGTGAGCAGGGTCGATGAAAACTTCGTGGGGGCTCCACTCCAAGGACCCCCTCAATACCTCCTCAAAGCTACCATAGTGAAGAATGAGGAGCTCGCAGAGGTAGCCTGAGAAGCCTTGAACCTTAACCTCAGCCCCGTAGACCCCTATGCCCTTCATAAAGCCCTTAAGCAGCCTGACCTCGTCCCTAAGCTGATTAGTGAGCCTTGAGTTCACGAACTTCGTGTGGAATGGGGTACGGTCTACAGCAGTTACGTCCTCCTCGAGCCTCTCCAGCTTAAAGCACGGAACTAGGTCGAGCCGGTAGCCTTCGACGAAGGCCTGGACGTAGGGGTGCTCAGCGTAACTCTCAATAAACTCGCCTAGTGACGAGGCGGTCCTCCTAGCCACCTCCATGCCAAGCCCGCTTACCCCCTGACGCCCTAGGCTTCGAGGAAGCCTAATGAAGACGTCTAAGTCCCTATCCCCACTTATCCATGTATCCTTGGCTATCGAGCCCTGTACCGATACTTCCACTTCGACCCCCAGCTCCTTCGCTACACGTTCAGCCTCCTGAACAGCCATACTAACAACCCCCCACGTCCTAGCCCTCTCCTCTAAGCTAGGCCTGAGCTTAGCCAGCATGAGCTCTTTCAGCCTAGCCAATTGCTCCTCTGCGCCCACCTTGACTACCTCAGCTTAGTGAGGCTTAAGTCTACGTCCAGCTACTTTAGTGTGGCGTTAGTCTTGGAGTGTGTGCGGTGCTTCATAGCAGTAGATATCGATCAACCGGAGCTAAGGACTAAGCTCCAAAAGCTTCAAAGGGAGCTAGGGTCCTTAAGATGCGACCTAAAGCTAGTAGAGCCCGAGAACATACATGTCACCCTGCGCTTCCTTGGCGAGGTTCCGAGGAGCTTAGTTGAGGAGGTGACCGAGGCCCTGGGGAGGCTGAAGGCAGAGCCCTTCCACTTACTGCTAAAAGGGCTAGGGGCGTTCCCATCCCTCTCGAGGCCTAGGGTAGTTTGGGTGGGGGTTAGTGAGGGTATGGATAAGCTGAGTGAGCTACACCATAGGGTCGAGGAGCTACTAAGGCCCCTAGGCTTTAAGCCTGAGCGTGAAGCCTTCACCCCTCACATAACGCTAGCTAGGGTGAAGGGGGCTAGGGGGCTACGGGATCTAGTCGACTTCATAAGTAAGCATAGGGAGGATGAGGTGGGGCTCATGATGGTTGAGGAGGTTAAGTTGAAGAGGAGTGTCCTCACCCCCAGCGGCCCAATATACTCGGACATCTTCACCAAGAAGCTTAGCAGCGAGTGAAGAGAGCCTTAGAGCTTTAGTAGCTTATTAAGCCCCTCCACTAAGGCAGGGGCTACTGAAACCCTGCTGAACTCGCTCTCCACCGAGTCGGTGCCCACGATCTCGTCTACGCCAGCCCTATACATACGCTCAAGAGAGCCGCTCACTAAGATAAGGTGGGTGCACGCAGCTACGATGCGCCTAGCCCCCTGGGACTTAGCTATCGAGGCCGCGCTGGCAATAGTGCCCCCAGTACTTACTATATCGTCAACTATCACCACGTCCCTACCCTCAACTGGAAGCTCCTTCTTCTCCGTCCTAACCTCTCCAGTAGCCTTATCTCTCACCTTCTCTAAGTACCCATAGTCACCGCCAAGCAATTTGGCGACCGCCTCAGCCTCACGAGCTCTCTTACGATCAGGCGCGAGAACGAAGGGGCCCCTTAGCCCCCGAGAAGATAAGTAGCTAGCCAGCAGTGGCATGGCCGATACGTTGATAGCTGGTATGTCGCTATGCTTTAAGAGGTCTTCACTGTGTATATCAACAGTCACTAGGCCTTGAGCCCCCGCTGCTGCTATTAGTCTTAGCACGAGCCTGCCGCTAACAGCCTCTCCTTCGAGGAAACGCTTATCCTGCCTAGAGTACGCTAAGTAAGGACAGACTGCAACTACGTTATTAGCCTCTAAGTCCCTGGCGGTGTTTACGAGTAGGAGCAGTTCAAATAGGTGCTTGTCTTGAGGCGAGTAGCATGATTGAACGATCACTACGTCCTCACCCTTGACGCTCCTTACGACCCTAATGTAGCTCTCACCGTCAGGAAAGGTCTTGGCCTCGGCTTCAGTAAGCTCTGCCTTAAGCTCACTGGCGATTCTCTTAGCTAAACCCCTAGAGGCGGGACCAGCTATGACTAGCACCACGTACAGCGCCCACTTTATCTAGGGCCCGGCTATCGACCTATAAGGCTTCTAGAGAGGCGGGCGTAAGCTTGCGCACAGTTAGGCTAGGAGGTATCCTAGGCCTCTCAACAGTAGACTGGCCTGGTAGGCCGTGTACCGTCGTGTTCTTCGCTGGCTGTAACTTCCGCTGCCCGTTCTGCCAGAACTCTACGCTCATACCCCTAGACTCAGGGGAGGTCGTAGACGTCGGGGCGGTTAAGGAGAGGTTAAGAGCCGGCTCAGTAATAGTAGACGCCGTTCACATAACTGGAGGAGAACCTACGCTTCAACCGCTCGGCTTAGAGACCTTGTGTAGGGCAGCTAAGGAAGTGGGTATGGATGTAGGCATTAATACTAACGGCTCAAACCCCCACGTACTAGAGACCCTCCTCAAAGCTAATTTAGTCGACCACGTTGCCATCGACGTCAAGGCGCCGCTCGATTTAGTTAGCTATGCTAAGGCTACTGGGGTGGATGGCGACTGGGCCTTGAAGCAGGTTGAGAGGACCCTTAAGCTACTGGGCAGCTCTAAGGTAAAGCTCGAAGTCAGGACTACCGTGGTGCCAGGCTTAATAGATGAAGAAGAAGTAGTCTCTATAATCTCCCAGCTCCCAAGGTATGACTACTACGTCTTAAGCCAGTTCATACCCTCCGAGGCAGTCCTAGACCCCTCGCTTAGGAACACCCCAGCAACCCCCCGCGTAAAGCTAGTTGAGATAGCTAGAAAGGCCATACGCCGAGGAGCGGTCAACGTCTACATTAGGACGAGGGAAGCCGGGCTGGAGAAGATAAGTGGGGTTGAGTAGCTTGAGCTTAGCTATATGCGTCGCCGGCATGCCTGGCTCAGGGAAGAGTCTTGTAGCCGAGGTGGCCCGCGGCCTAGGGATAAAGGTAGTCTCCCTCGGGGACGTCGTTAGAAAGGAGGCTGAGAGAAGAGGGTTGCCCACAGACGGCAAGACGCTGGGCCAGCTCATGGTTAAGATAAGGGAGGAGCTAGGTAGCTCAGCGGTGGCAAAACTCAGCCTTAGGGAGCTGGAGGAGGGCGTGGACGTTGTAGTGTTTGAGGGGGTCAGAAGCCTAGCTGAAGTCAAGGCGTTTAAGAAGAGGTTTAAGAACACCGTGATAGTCGCAGTTCACGCGCCACCTCGATCAAGGCTAAAGAGGCTTAAGCTCAGGGGGCGTAGCGACGCCCCCTCTTCAGTGAGAGAGTTTAAGGAGAGGGATGAAAGAGAGCTTAAAGTAGGCTTAGGGGAAGTACTTGCGCTAGCGGACTACGTTGTCGTCAACGACTCTACGCTAAGGGTGGCGAAGCGTAGGGCTGAGGTGGTGCTCAAGAAGGTTCTTCGTCGAGGTGATGTGAGGTGGGGAAGGTAGAGGTAAAGACGCCGCTCTACCCAACAGAGGACGAGGAGAAGGTAAAGGTCGCTATTCAAAACCTACTAACACCAGGCGAGTGGAGGGTTGAGGAGGAGCAGGGTAAGAAATTTCTAGTAGCCTCGTCGAGTACGCTGACGTGTCTCAATAGGCTCAGAGAAAAGTTGAGGAGGCAGCGTACTCTAGACGCAGCTCGCTACATGATGAAGAGGTTCTCCTCCGTGGAGGAGCTCGCCTTCTACCTTCATAAACAGGCTGCTTATGTTGGCTACGCTGTATTCTGCCTACCTGAAGGAGAGTCGCCGCTGGGAGCTATTCAAGTGACTATTAAGGCTAGTGACTTAAAGAGGGTCTTAGACTGGCTAGCTCCACCGACAGTTAACGGTAGGCCTAGGTTTGAGGTGGACCTGCCAGAGGACCCCTAGTCCTCATAAGCCAAACTTAAGCTGAGGAAGTCGTAGGCTACTTCTGCGTTTGGAAAGACTTCTTCAGCCTGCTTCTTGAGTATTGAAGCGTCTTGGTAGCGCGGGCTTATGTGTGTTAGTACCAACTTCTTAACTCCAGCAAGCTTAGCTACAGTGGCCGCCTGCCGGGCTGTTGAGTGCTTTTCCTCGATGGCCTTGTGCTCGAGCGAGTCGTCAAGGGTGGCCTCGTGAATTAAAAGGTCTGCTCCTCTAGCAAACTCAACTAGGCTTTTAGAAAACCCTGTATCGCCGCTATAGACTATCTTCAGCCCCCTCCTAGGCGGCCCAAGCACTTCTTCAGGCTTAACGACCCTCCCATCTACTTCGACAGCCTTGCCCATTTGAAGAAGCTTCCATAAAGGCCCTCTAGGTACCCCCAGCTCAATAGCCCTCTCTGGGCTAAACCTCCCAGGCCTCTCGTCTTCAGCTAACATATAGGCGAGCGTAGGTACGGAGTGGTCCACAAATACAGCCTTCACCTTGTAGCCGTCGCCCTCGTAAACTACTCCCTCCCTTACTTCGTACACCTCGACAGCATAGTGTAGCTTAAAGCATAAAGCTTCCTTAAAGGCCTCGACTAGTTTCGCTAGCCCACGGGGGCCGTATATTGGCAAGGGCTCCTCTCTACCCATTAACCCCATGGACTGAAGTAAGCCAGCTAAGCCTAGGACGTGGTCGCCGTGAAGGTGAGAGATGAAAATCCTCAGCTTCTTGACAAAGCCTATCCCCGCTTTAAGTAACTGCCTCTGACAGCCTTCACCGCAATCAAATAGGAGGACCTCTCCTTTACGCTTAATAGCAATGCAAGATAGCCCACGCTCAGGAGTAGGTATGCTGCCGGACGTACCGAGGAACACTACTTCAATAGCGTCGCCCAGCTCCATCACCCAGGGGGCCTAGTTTCTCAGTAAATTACGCGCAGTAAAATACGTTAAGATGCTAGCGGGTAGGGAGACCGTCATAATTGCTAGGGGGAAGAGTATGGCAGTATAGTAGCCATAAAATTCCGCCAGCCATCCAAAGATATAGGGCACAAGCCCCGCGCCGAGGAAAAGCCCGGGCGATATCATTAAGCTGAGGAGGAGCCTAGTGCTGCCCTTAAATATGTCAGTAGTTAAGGCAAAGGCTACGGGGAAGAAGGCGTTGTGTGAGGCAGCCATTATTAAGAGCGAGAAAATGAAGAGGGCGCCGTAGGAAGAGGCTACTAACGTAGAGGCAGAGGCTAAGGTAATGGCTGTCGTCGACAAAAGCACCTTAAACCTGCCTATCTTATCCGATAGAAAGCCGCATAGCAACTGGCCGAGTACGCCAGCTAGTCTAGAGAGGCCGATGATGAAGGCCGCCAGAGCAGCCGGGAGCTTAAAGGACTCAGTAATGTATAGAGGCATCACCATCAGTAAGCCCGTTCCAGCCGCCATACACATGTAAGTTACGAGAAAACTTATGAAAAACTTGGCTGAAAACCCTCGCGGCTTAGCTAGGCGTTCAGGTACGTTGCGCAGCTTAGGCCCTCCCTTAAGCTGAACATAGAAGAAGAGGGCTAAGGGCGTTGAGAGGAGGGCCCAGTATGGAATGCTTAACTTCCACGGGAGGCCTGCCAATAATATAAACCCTGCGATTAGAGGGCCGGCGACCTGTCCTAAAGGAGCCCCTGTCTCATGTACCCCTAGGACCCTTCCCTTAATCGGAGGGGGAGAAAGGCTTGAAAGGAGGGAGATGGCTGAGGGTAAGTAAAGCCCTAGCCCAACCCCAGCTATGAAGAGGCTCACCGCTAACCACTCTGGGCCCGTTGAGGCCGTAGTTAAAATGAAGGAGGCCGTGGCTATCGAGAGCGACAGCGCTATTACTACTTCGTCCCTTAAACCAAGAGTTAAGAGGCCTGAGGCCCCTAGTGAAGTGGCGTAACCCAATGATAGGACGCTTATCATTAAGCCCGCCTGAAGCTCCGTAAGCTCAAGCTCAGCCTTAATAGCCGGTATTAAAGCCGGTACGAACATCCTGTAAGAGAAATTGAAGAACCAGGTAAGCCAGCAGGCTGCGAGCGCTACTTTAAGCTTCAACCCAACCATCCCATGCTGGGGTTAGAAGGCACTGCGCGTATTGTAGCGTATTGGCTTCATGGCTTCATTAAGGCCTCTTCAACACTGTTATCCTCCTCGTAAGCGACTTATGCACCCTGATATCGTAGCGCTCAACTATCTCAAAGCCTGCGTGAAGCGCGCTCGTCTCTACGTCGATCCCAGAGGAGGCTCCGAGGCATAGGTACCTATTGCGCTTCAAAACCTCAACGGCTGATGTCAAGAAGTCTTCAAGTATTTCAGAGCACTTCAGCCCATGGGTCGACGAGGCCCTACCGTAGGGTAGGTCAGTAGCTATGCAGTCAACGCCACGCGCAACAAGCTTCCTAGCATCCCCCAAGATTAGGTGCGCTTGGGCCTTGAGGGCCTTAATGTTAGCCAGGGCCCCCTTAACCATCATAGGGTCTAAGTCTATGCCCAGCGGAGTACATCCTATCAACGACGCTTCAATAAGTATGCTCCCGGTACCAGAAAAGGGGTCTAGGAGGACGTCCCCCCTACGCGCCCTAGATAAGTTAACATAGAGCCTGGAGAGCTTGGGCTCGAGGGCTGATGGGTGAAAGAAGGGCCTTCTCCTCGGCCTCCTTTCTTCAAAACACCTCCTCTTAGCCTCAGCCACTCTGATCCCTATCAAGAGTCTGTCTCCCACCACCAGCCCTCTAATCACTTCGTCTGGGGTCTTTAAGTCCACCTTGGCGCTAGGGCAGGCCTCCTTAATGATGGCTCCAATGGCCTTCTCAAGCTCCAGTGAATTAGCTACGCCATGGCCACGCGCCTTCGAGCTCACTCTAACGGCAAAGCTAGCTCCATTTAGCCACGACCAGTCTAAGCCCCTAACCACCTCCTTAGCCTCTTCCACACTAGCTATAGAGAAGGCTAGCTCTAAGCAGCCCTCCATTATCATGGACGACCTGTCAACTGCCTTAATACATGCCTCTAAGGGCGCCTCTACTATGACGTAGAAGGGCCCTTCGTCGACCAGCTTCCAAGACTCAGCCTCCGCCTCAAGTATCGCCCTAACCTCAGCCAACGGTATTAATTGATGCTCGCCAGAGAGAATAAAGAAGGCCCTTACAGCCTTTTGCCTCTCATGACACAGGCTCAAACACGATTCCAAGCTTCCTCGCCGTGTTATAAGCCTCCTCCATTTCTCGGCTAGTGGGCCTCCTAGCTATGTCTGGGAACTTACTCGGCTCACGGGCAACAACGTGCTCCGGCCTGTATTGAGCCATTATGTTAACGAGGGCCCTAGGGAGGCTAGACGCCAGCCACTTGAGGAGGGGCTTAGTACAGCAATCTAGGTGGTTCGGCAGGACTAAGTGTCTTACTATTACGTCGCCGCTATCGTGAGCTATAAGGTGGTTCCTCTTCACTACCTCTAGGTACCTAGGGGCCTTTGACAGCCTCTCCGCGCAAGCATCACTGAAGTACTTAAAGTCCGGGAGCCATATATCGACCACGTCCTTAAGCAGCTCCATGGCCTCTGGGCTACAGTACATGTTGCTGTTCCATAGGATAGGGACGTTTACGTCCATGTACTTTAGCGACTCAAGTATTACGTGTAGGTGTGGCGTAGGCTCTCCTCCGACATAGTTAATGTTCCTACAGCCCTCTCGCCTAAGCGTCGAGGCTATGGCTGCCAGCTTCCTAGCGTCTACCTCCACGCCGTTTAGAGGGTCAGTTGAAATATCCCAGTTCTGGCAGAACTGGCAGCGAAAGTTGCAGGAGGTGAAGAATATCGTGCCGCTGGGGACGAGGGGGGCTTCCTCTCCGAAGTGGTGAAACCACGTAGACACGCGGCTAGTACTATTTAGCTTACAGAACCCCAGCTCACCGGCAGTCCTATCTACGCCGCAGCGCCTCTCACAGAAGGAGCACTTTTGAAGGAGGCGTTTGGCTATTTCCACTTTTAAGTCCAACAGGCTTACCTTAGGCCTAGGCGCCTCCTCAAGGCCGTAGCCCTCCTTGACCTTGCCCCAAAGCTCCACGTGCTCCTTCGACGCCTCGCGATGGAGCCGCCACAGCTCTTCGAGGGCCTCGCCACCTCGGTACTCAACGCCTACGCGCTTGCATATCAGGTACTTAGAGGGGCTCTTATTAGTCATGACGGCGTAGTACCAGCTAAGCCTCCTCCTAACTTCATCGTCCCTCCACACGTGGGCAGCATCTGGCCTAAGCAGTCTCCACAAGCTTAAGGTCCCAGTAACTCGCTGCTCTCGTCGTATAAAGCTCACTCTATCCTTAGCGCTGACTTAAGCTGAGCTAGGTTTAAGTGGAGCCGCGGCTCCCTAGCTACGACTTAGCTTGCCCACCTGCCCTGAGTGCGGTGGCGAGCTTAAGTTCGATAGGTCGCACTATGCGTA is a window from the Candidatus Nezhaarchaeota archaeon genome containing:
- a CDS encoding radical SAM protein; translated protein: MWRLLRPDAAHVWRDDEVRRRLSWYYAVMTNKSPSKYLICKRVGVEYRGGEALEELWRLHREASKEHVELWGKVKEGYGLEEAPRPKVSLLDLKVEIAKRLLQKCSFCERRCGVDRTAGELGFCKLNSTSRVSTWFHHFGEEAPLVPSGTIFFTSCNFRCQFCQNWDISTDPLNGVEVDARKLAAIASTLRREGCRNINYVGGEPTPHLHVILESLKYMDVNVPILWNSNMYCSPEAMELLKDVVDIWLPDFKYFSDACAERLSKAPRYLEVVKRNHLIAHDSGDVIVRHLVLPNHLDCCTKPLLKWLASSLPRALVNIMAQYRPEHVVAREPSKFPDIARRPTSREMEEAYNTARKLGIVFEPVS
- a CDS encoding ribonuclease Z, producing MELGDAIEVVFLGTSGSIPTPERGLSCIAIKRKGEVLLFDCGEGCQRQLLKAGIGFVKKLRIFISHLHGDHVLGLAGLLQSMGLMGREEPLPIYGPRGLAKLVEAFKEALCFKLHYAVEVYEVREGVVYEGDGYKVKAVFVDHSVPTLAYMLAEDERPGRFSPERAIELGVPRGPLWKLLQMGKAVEVDGRVVKPEEVLGPPRRGLKIVYSGDTGFSKSLVEFARGADLLIHEATLDDSLEHKAIEEKHSTARQAATVAKLAGVKKLVLTHISPRYQDASILKKQAEEVFPNAEVAYDFLSLSLAYED
- a CDS encoding MFS transporter, with protein sequence MVGLKLKVALAACWLTWFFNFSYRMFVPALIPAIKAELELTELQAGLMISVLSLGYATSLGASGLLTLGLRDEVVIALSLSIATASFILTTASTGPEWLAVSLFIAGVGLGLYLPSAISLLSSLSPPPIKGRVLGVHETGAPLGQVAGPLIAGFILLAGLPWKLSIPYWALLSTPLALFFYVQLKGGPKLRNVPERLAKPRGFSAKFFISFLVTYMCMAAGTGLLMVMPLYITESFKLPAALAAFIIGLSRLAGVLGQLLCGFLSDKIGRFKVLLSTTAITLASASTLVASSYGALFIFSLLIMAASHNAFFPVAFALTTDIFKGSTRLLLSLMISPGLFLGAGLVPYIFGWLAEFYGYYTAILFPLAIMTVSLPASILTYFTARNLLRN
- a CDS encoding THUMP domain-containing protein; this encodes MSLCHERQKAVRAFFILSGEHQLIPLAEVRAILEAEAESWKLVDEGPFYVIVEAPLEACIKAVDRSSMIMEGCLELAFSIASVEEAKEVVRGLDWSWLNGASFAVRVSSKARGHGVANSLELEKAIGAIIKEACPSAKVDLKTPDEVIRGLVVGDRLLIGIRVAEAKRRCFEERRPRRRPFFHPSALEPKLSRLYVNLSRARRGDVLLDPFSGTGSILIEASLIGCTPLGIDLDPMMVKGALANIKALKAQAHLILGDARKLVARGVDCIATDLPYGRASSTHGLKCSEILEDFLTSAVEVLKRNRYLCLGASSGIDVETSALHAGFEIVERYDIRVHKSLTRRITVLKRP